The Desulfovibrio inopinatus DSM 10711 genome includes a region encoding these proteins:
- a CDS encoding response regulator, translating to MSNHVILCVDDEQVVLKSLESQLVHEFGSQFHIELSEGGPEALELLDELSDEGYKTLVIISDWLMPEMKGDDFLIKAYKRFPHVLTLMLTGQADNEAIEKTKSYANLYKLINKPWDASELIESIKTGLRELGNL from the coding sequence ATGAGTAATCATGTCATTTTGTGCGTTGATGATGAACAGGTGGTACTCAAATCTCTGGAAAGCCAACTTGTTCATGAATTTGGTTCCCAGTTCCACATAGAATTGTCCGAAGGCGGACCGGAAGCGTTGGAACTTTTGGACGAGTTGAGTGACGAAGGCTATAAAACGCTTGTCATCATATCCGACTGGCTTATGCCTGAAATGAAAGGTGACGACTTTTTAATTAAAGCATACAAAAGATTCCCTCACGTTCTTACGCTCATGCTAACCGGCCAAGCCGACAATGAAGCCATCGAAAAAACGAAAAGCTATGCAAACCTCTATAAACTCATAAACAAACCCTGGGATGCTTCCGAACTCATAGAATCCATTAAAACGGGATTGCGTGAACTTGGCAACCTCTGA